From a single Tachypleus tridentatus isolate NWPU-2018 chromosome 6, ASM421037v1, whole genome shotgun sequence genomic region:
- the LOC143252577 gene encoding zinc finger protein 800-like, with product MENKKQDENFSRYSGVTMKIENEKVPVNCEELDHSVLQTPLNLGIRNIQQVLKCLESGTKEVKDIILNECTIIYECKVCQNMFRSLENLLAHKRFYCKIHMCDSVFFLLENSPKETVTVEPESPREENCNHPDVDCTSHNINFADHIKNASEEPVIQISVPKMHTPTIETKDISKSLPNKSHQDQNNTLLKDDKEQHSLTTDSSIQPVFENSDVVLHTSRTDETMDNQLSEELQKIPDERDLSVTKQDITVITDMSSSANAAKEKKELLDCFVRQRPSTSRAKQLASRTDCNVRTLSCLRCETRYASINTLYYHMTRIHAEKRTVYPCMLCGSTFVQVWGLTRHLIYSHQKTKAQVKELKKQIKCLSYQKNNKVNERNEKTFGTFCNTNNKNKELQLHTSSKHETKCTCKFSQDSHQLYFDCQLESTAGKTDKKIKPADGISEVPNVISRPKRVAEKKMPKDFVNSQTLFSRNSKIDKISPTKISSVKDSEKLVDFKNIFCKKCHKYFSSVSSLKRHVAVHAGVRRFKCKLCSYLSYAKSDCRTHIIRMHNKPNTTTVWVEKQILDL from the coding sequence ATGGAAAATAAAAAGCAAGATGAAAACTTCTCAAGGTATTCTGGTGTTACCatgaaaattgaaaatgaaaaggTTCCAGTAAACTGTGAAGAACTGGACCATTCTGTACTTCAAACTCCCTTAAATCTTGGGATCAGAAATATCCAACAGGTTCTAAAATGTTTAGAGAGTGGTACTAAAGAAGTAAAAGATATCATCTTAAATGAATGCACCATTATTTATGAATGTAAAGTTTGCCAAAACATGTTCAGAAGCCTGGAAAACCTTTTGGCTCACAAACGGTTTTACTGCAAGATACACATGTGTGATTCAGTGTTTTTTCTGTTAGAGAATTCTCCAAAGGAAACAGTAACAGTTGAACCAGAAAGTCCTAGAGAGGAAAATTGCAACCATCCAGATGTAGATTGTACATCTCATAATATAAATTTTGCTGATCATATTAAAAATGCATCTGAGGAACCAGTAATTCAAATTTCTGTTCCAAAAATGCATACACCAACTATAGAGACCAAAGACATTAGTAAATCACTGCCCAATAAATCTCATCAGGATCAAAACAACACCCTCCTGAAAGATGATAAAGAGCAACATTCACTAACAACAGATTCTTCTATTCAGCCAGTTTTTGAAAATTCTGATGTTGTGTTGCACACCAGCAGAACAGATGAGACAATGGATAATCAGCTTTCTGAAGAGCTTCAGAAGATTCCAGATGAGAGAGATTTATCTGTAACAAAACAggatataactgttattacagatATGTCATCTAGTGCAAACGCtgcaaaagaaaagaaagaactgcTTGACTGTTTTGTACGCCAAAGACCATCAACCAGCAGAGCCAAGCAACTGGCAAGCCGTACAGACTGTAATGTTCGTACTCTGTCATGTTTAAGATGCGAGACACGTTATGCCTCTATAAATACCCTCTACTACCACATGACAAGAATTCATGCTGAGAAACGAACAGTATATCCATGCATGTTATGTGGTTCAACTTTTGTCCAGGTTTGGGGTTTAACACGTCATTTAATATACTCTCATCAAAAAACCAAAGCACAGGTAAAAGagctaaaaaaacaaatcaaatgccTTTCCtaccaaaaaaacaataaagttaatgaAAGAAATGAGAAAACATTTGGCACTTTTTGTAATACTAATAACAAGAACAAAGAATTGCAGTTGCATACGAGCTCAAAGCACGAAACAAAATGTACATGCAAGTTTTCACAAGACTCTCATCAGCTGTATTTTGACTGTCAGCTTGAATCAACAGCaggtaaaacagataaaaaaatcaaacctGCAGATGGAATTAGTGAAGTTCCAAATGTCATATCTCGACCCAAACGTGTAGCAGAAAAGAAAATGCCTAAGGATTTTgtaaacagtcaaactttatttAGTCGAAAttcaaaaattgataaaattagtCCAACAAAAATATCTTCAGTAAAAGATTCAGAAAAGCTAGTagacttcaaaaatattttttgtaagaagtGCCATAAGTATTTTTCTTCTGTCTCAAGTTTAAAACGCCATGTAGCAGTACATGCTGGTGTGCGACGTTTTAAGTGTAAACTGTGCTCTTACCTCTCGTACGCCAAGTCTGACTGTCGCACTCACATCATACGGATGCATAATAAACCAAATACTACTACAGTGTGGGTGGAGAAACAGATTCTTGATCTTTGA